The following coding sequences are from one Melanotaenia boesemani isolate fMelBoe1 chromosome 17, fMelBoe1.pri, whole genome shotgun sequence window:
- the LOC121628194 gene encoding uncharacterized protein LOC121628194 isoform X2, whose protein sequence is MDCSLYCQVCRTDFPKVFAFKKHLLSLEHQLKMIDTFQKDTMRSGFIPTIVFVDPQTKSAINEPVVGLSLLTMCFSSTCTSFYLCHVCEQHCPVKNILSHIFSQDHYSNYFNYTNPNNLSFSWIAGMNMRAALRPKLRGTEDVLWLQMLQLPVNLVDQLNSKTYSEAMQILSENDRLIKLFEATQPKRTTIHAYQNSSSRKHPLLGMQHLVECICLGPGEKRHYLCTLCRLTVASHAIIKHVLSFDHIYCYFKAWHPSTLLSKESYRDYKFLAPMMLDFAKQTEEIHATRNASMKEVSLKPNEFKAVDFTCYTEALKKLESITKSSLTTNIEPGNRLEYHAAVTHPTSSVKHKCKFCCQSCRHIYDSIFTYQKHLSSWKHEQMLQKYFGKAEGSWGYDMRGKVYLGLFAYVRTSWRRNKPVVGTAMVVTCINACGEAEPICLCFACVDAFPQSSVEQHFESQKHLINVLLYQNPWRLPFAWEEELDEDILRSMALEEERERKQDQIVLKIFDIPPWIFWNLDNSDYRRVLHNLQHHSAILKREVPPCETFSKLQENEKFPLLGRQFMVTYDLFLEGVASLCLLCVRKLSSREAEAHVFSREHVTRFLDLFHPGSLDSITVDAETLMDLAKQAACIHAPSNVQVKPKKPIWETDSYHKAMNSLAYEKKRERKGNLKPPITPMKKLVPRKKSGMGKMDQNLKKDGENNSSNAERQEREKKEETSDGRKTPTPKEKQLKTQKEASPTTCQKEIKTADEASQEINGKAEKPKTEKPSEEVKKTCQNTEENNGATSRTEGHSSIKHIPTPLSNIPKQGDKKRPRSLTEGSQEDTCPDEHVGSSLKRRRLCSKDDTSSEESTEIPKSGAIEEMTAEWETSCDEVVVKAVHTLKDHNLWPVGVCELSSTSSPSCVKPVNGSAALDDSVKVADMKSDNSENCAAATAETSAITKPTTKTSKVSKSADNSPTCSVGPRSEDASSISVSKSRTNKADLLPDCINNGCDASVSKCATTESFKMETSKRKEVAASIRPATTSKCTTTSSKLAESTSASCAAVSNLTSGAKSATMARPQERRSGTSSQGKQVSRNGSPAPQTKPTVIQEATYRTTPPSKNNALRCAETASKDLVTPQTEITSVAAIKIPQVSAKPANNDPPKTLNEKNSVEANVQERNPPAAPHLKSERSEHIKPNQETSNVSTSKATTNAECFKVGLSYLIVVLWKQKQQVYCLLCLVRLNSSSHHHLMSLRHRYNYVKRRYPEWSAKPLELESKLQQTVALLAAIEKNMPNSRTIQKKEVEMNIYQKLGGLPEVEAVEFVKKMMKRRISSSAVNDNAEASLRLEVSSPCEVSSSDDGIVQSETGLPTDNQSEQEDKNQHRTPLTQIADVESSSKEKENLTADQLIEDPPASDLIQSPFQSCTSFSQVTPDSTPSPDIQVKTITDTIQQIQSYAEIQPQVNVTHATKSHGVTVEKSGPTSQRPQKYLESEEKSSPGQTSSRNLQAPKHSLSPGNLSASQALTGTSVGKKAKGCSNLSFYLKASQQDNKAVIGMGSVWECRGNSLKTFYLCECCEEILSRCDICQHMVSFDHQFRYVRKEHPDLLQKFWFEEDVPHFMKMEIFLKIVVHELSKREHFFKVDAQCILLESEWHEVVRTVPISKALQIVQSIRNEEKPSFFHRPLIATEQKSRHHEDQQRDDRSLPIERLSAQAHKTNQRRNSVAGQRRDRMYTVAGLEVKGASSHLDRSYSPVKAESVSPVPIVGTCFTPQDTCSGLSLQPELKPAVSQLTKSDPLVHVKKEVAFESASLATISSTISRNPEAAPRNECPLSRKRPADTSEDRLPAKYISSPVQVKTEPSFQSASDFSSVNPAPGGYGTYQTANYTVKQMYSQQSHGHYLATGISPPWESLETQQEQKYCHYWASRSQSNH, encoded by the exons GTGTGTCGTACTGATTTTCCCAAGGTATTTGCTTTCAAGAAACATTTGCTTTCACTGGAACATCAACTG AAAATGATAGACACTTTCCAGAAAG acACAATGAGAAGTG GTTTCATACCTACCATCGTTTTTGTGGACCCACAAACCAAATCTGCAATCAACGAACCCGTCGTAG GCCTGTCTCTGTTGACGATGTGTTTCAGCTCGACGTGTACATCTTTTTACCTGTGCCATGTTTGTGAGCAACATTGtccagttaaaaacattttaagccACATTTTTTCTCAGGACCACTACAGTAACTACTTT AACTACACAAACCCCAACAACCTGAGTTTCTCTTGGATTGCCGGCATGAACATGAGAGCAGCGTTGCGGCCAAAGCTCAGGGGTACCGAAGACGTACTATGGCTGCAG ATGTTACAGTTACCTGTAAATCTGGTGGATCAACTTAATTCAAAAACCTACTCTGAAG CGATGCAGATTCTAAGTGAAAATGACAGACTTATTAAGCTGTTTGAAG CTACCCAGCCAAAGAGGACGACAATCCATGCCTaccaaaacagcagcagtaggAAGCATCCACTTCTTG GCATGCAGCACCTGGTTGAATGCATTTGTCTCGGGCCAGGTGAGAAGAGACACTACCTGTGCACGCTGTGCAGACTCACCGTGGCCTCCCACGCGATCATCAAACATGTCCTGAGCTTTGATCACATCTATTGTTATTTT AAAGCCTGGCATCCCTCTACGTTGCTGTCAAAGGAATCCTACAGGGATTACAAATTCCTCGCCCCAATGATGCTTGATTTTGCAAAGCAGACAGAGGAAATTCATGCGACTAGAAATGCTTCTATGAAG GAAGTGAGCCTGAAGCCCAATGAATTCAAGGCTGTGGATTTCACGTGTTACacagaag CTTTGAAGAAACTGGAATCGATCACAAAGAGCAGCTTGACAACAAACATTGAACCAGGGAACAGGCTAG AGTATCATGCTGCCGTGACACATCCTACGTCATCTGtaaaacacaaatgcaaatTTTGCTGTCAG AGTTGTAGGCACATCTATGACAGTATTTTCACATATCAAAAACATCTGTCATCTTGGAAACATGAACAG ATGCTGCAGAAATACTTTGGCAAAG CTGAAGGATCCTGGGGTTATGACATGAGAG GGAAGGTTTATCTGGGTTTGTTTGCCTACGTCAGGACGAGCTGGAGGAGAAATAAACCAGTTGTTG GAACAGCCATGGTCGTGACATGTATCAACGCATGCGGTGAGGCTGAACCGATTTGCCTGTGCTTTGCTTGTGTGGATGCTTTCCCTCAGTCCTCTGTCGAACAACACTTCGAGTCTCAAAAACATCTCATAAACGTTTTG CTGTACCAGAATCCCTGGAGGCTGCCTTTTGCCTGGGAGGAGGAGCTGGATGAGGACATCCTGAGGTCAATGGCGCTGGAGgaggaaagagaaaggaaaCAAGATCAGATTgttctgaag ATTTTTGATATTCCACCCTGGATATTTTGGAACCTTGACAATTCTGATTACAGGCGAG TATTACACAACCTTCAGCACCACAGTGCAATCTTAAAGCGTGAAG TTCCACCATGCGAAACCTTCAGTAAACTCCAAGAAAACGAAAAATTCCCTCTGCTTG GGAGACAGTTTATGGTGACTTATGATCTGTTCTTAGAAGGAGTGGCATCTCTGTGCTTGCTCTGTGTGAGGAAGCTGTCAAGCAGGGAAGCTGAAGCTCATGTTTTCAGTCGGGAACATGTTACGAGATTTCTG gaCCTTTTCCACCCAGGGTCACTGGATTCCATCACTGTCGATGCAGAGACCTTAATGGACTTGGCAAAACAGGCGGCGTGTATTCACGCTCCCTCAAACGTGCAG GTGAAGCCGAAAAAGCCCATATGGGAGACAGACAGCTACCACAAAG CAATGAATAGTTTGGCTTatgaaaagaagagagagagaaaagggaacCTTAAACCACCAATAACACCAATGAAGAAGCTGG TTCCCAGGAAAAAAAGTGGAATGGGAAAGATGGATCAAAACCTCAAGAAAGATGGTGAGAATAACAGCAGTAACGCAGAGAGgcaagaaagagagaagaaagaggaaacaaGTGATGGCAGAAAGACACCAACAccgaaagaaaaacaactgaaaacacaaaaggAAGCTTCTCCAACAACCTGTCAAAAAGAGATAAAGACTGCAGATGAGGCGAGTCAGGAAATAAATGGGAAGGCAGAGAAGCCCAAAACTGAAAAACCAAGCGAAGAAGTTAAGAAAACCTGCCAGAACACAGAGGAAAATAATGGAGCAACAAGTAGAACAGAAGGACACTCAAGTATCAAACATATCCCAACACCGTTAAGTAACATTCCCAAACAAGGCGACAAAAAAAGGCCAAGAAGCTTGACTGAAGGATCACAAGAGGACACGTGTCCAGATGAGCATGTGGGGAGTAGCCTTAAAAGACGGCGGCTGTGTTCAAAAGATGACACGTCTTCTGAAGAGTCCACAGAAATACCGAAAAGCGGAGCGATAGAGGAGATGACTGCAGAATGGGAAACCAGTTGTGACGAGGTCGTGGTGAAAG CCGTTCACACACTGAAGGACCATAATCTCTGGCCAGTCGGAGTGTGTGAGCTCTCttcaacctcatctccctcctgTGTTAAACCTGTAAACGGCTCAGCTGCACTTGATGACAGTGTCAAG GTGGCGGATATGAAGTCTGACAATTCAGAAAACTGTGCTGCTGCAACTGCAGAGACCTCTGCAATCACAAAACCCACCACCAAAACAAGCAAAGTCTCCAAGTCTGCTGACAACTCTCCCACTTGTTCAGTTGGTCCCAGAAGTGAAGATGCATCAAGCATAAGTGTGTCCAAAAGTAGGACAAACAAAGCCGATTTGCTTCCTGATTGCATAAATAATGGATGTGATGCTAGTGTTTCAAAATGTGCAACTACGGAATCGTTTAAGATGGAAACTTCTAAAAGAAAGGAAGTGGCAGCCTCCATCCGCCCAGCAACCACATCTAAATGCACAACAACATCATCCAAATTAGCAGAAAGTACTTCTGCTTCCTGTGCAGCTGTCTCAAATCTCACCTCAGGTGCAAAATCTGCAACCATGGCCAGACCACAGGAAAGAAGAAGTGGAACCTCATCACAAGGAAAACAAGTATCACGTAATGGTTCACCCGCCCCTCAAACAAAGCCCACAGTGATACAAGAAGCCACCTACAGAACAACACCGCCTTCTAAAAATAATGCCCTCAGATGTGCTGAAACTGCATCAAAAGACTTAGTAACACCTCAAACCGAGATAACTTCTGTGGCTGCAATAAAAATCCCTCAAGTATCTGCTAAACCTGCCAATAATGATCCTCCAAAGACTCTAAATGAAAAGAATTCAGTGGAGGCTAATGTTCAAGAGAGAAATCCACCTGCTGCTCCCCACCTAAAATCTGAAAGGTCTGAACACATAAAGCCTAATCAAGAGACTTCCAATGTCTCTACAAGTAAGGCAACAACAAATGCAGAGTGCTTTAAAGTTG GATTAAGTTACCTCATAGTTGTGTTGTggaaacaaaagcaacaagTCTACTGTCTTCTCTGTTTGGTCAGATTAAATTCATCCAGTCACCATCACCTGATGAGCCTCAGGCACCGGTATAACTATGTG AAAAGGAGGTATCCTGAGTGGAGTGCAAAGCCATTAGAATTGGAGAGCAAATTACAACAGACTGTGGCTCTCCTGGCTGCGATTGAGAAAAACATGCCAAACTCACGGACCATCCAG AAAAAAGAAGTAGAGATGAACATTTACCAAAAACTGGGTGGTCTTCCAGAAGTTGAAG CTGTGGAATTCgtgaaaaaaatgatgaaaaggaGAATCTCATCATCCGCTGTGAATGACAATGCAGAGGCTTCTTTGAGACTGGAAGTCAGCAGCCCATGTGAAGTTTCAAGCTCAGATGATG GAATAGTGCAAAGTGAGACAGGATTACCTACTGATAACCAATCAGAGCAGGAGGATAAAAATCAGCATCGGACTCCTCTGACTCAAATTGCAG ATGTCGAGTCCAGctcaaaagagaaagaaaatctgaCTGCAGATCAGTTGATCGAAGACCCGCCTGCCAGTGATCTGATTCAGAGTCCGTTTCAGTCATGTACCAGCTTCAGTCAAGTAACTCCAGACTCCACCCCATCTCCTGACATTCAAGTAAAAACCATAACAG ATACTATCCAGCAGATTCAGTCTTATGCAGAGATTCAACCTCAGGTTAATGTCACGCATGCAACCAAGAGTCATG GAGTCACAGTGGAGAAGAGTGGTCCAACTTCTCAACGGCCACAGAAGTATCTAGAAAGTGAAGAGAAATCATCCCCTGgtcaaaccagcagcagaaatcTGCAGGCCCCAAAACACTCTTTAAGCCCTGGAAACCTCAGTGCATCGCAGGCTCTCACAGGAACTTCAGTTG GGAAAAAAGCTAAGGGCTGCAGTAATTTGTCCTTTTACCTGAAAGCAAGTCAACAGGATAATAAAGCAGTCATTG GTATGGGCTCTGTGTGGGAGTGTCGGGGGAACTCTCTGAAAACTTTCTACCTATGTGAATGCTGTGAGGAGATCCTCTCCAGGTGTGACATTTGTCAACACATGGTCAGCTTTGATCACCAGTTCAGATATGTG AGGAAAGAACACCCTGACCTACTGCAAAAGTTCTGGTTTGAGGAAGATGTCCCCCATTTtatgaaaatggaaatttttTTGAAGATCGTTGTGCATGAGCTGTCAAAGCGGGAGCATTTCTTCAAGGTTGACGCACAG tGTATTCTGCTTGAATCAGAGTGGCATGAAGTTGTTCGTACAGTTCCCATCAGCAAAG cTTTACAAATTGTGCAAAGCATCAGAAATGAAGAGAAACCAAGTTTCTTCCATAGACCCCTTATTGCGACTGAACAGAAGA GCCGGCACCATGAAGACCAGCAGAGAGATGACAGATCTCTTCCCATAGAGAGGTTGTCAGCACAAGCACATAagacaaaccagagaagaaacagTG TAGCTGGACAGAGAAGAGATAGGATGTACACAGTTGCAGGTTTGGAAGTCAAAGGAGCCTCGAGTCATCTGGATAGGAGCTATTCACCTGTAAAGGCCGAGTCTGTCTCTCCAGTCCCCATTGTTGGCACATGTTTCACTCCTCAGGACACCTGCAGTGGTCTTTCTCTGCAGCCAGAACTCAAACCAGCTGTCTCTCAGCTCACAAAATCTGATCCTCTGGTGCACGTAAAAAAAGAAGTAGCCTTTGAATCAGCATCTCTTGCCACCATTAGTTCTACAATCAGTCGAAACCCAGAGGCGGCGCCCAGAAATGAATGTCCTCTAAGCAGGAAAAGGCCAGCTGATACATCAGAGGATCGTTTGCCAGCTAAATATATATCCAGCCCAGTACAGGTTAAGACTGAGCCCAGCTTTCAATCAGCCTCTGACTTCTCTTCAGTTAACCCTGCTCCTGGAGGATATGGCACATACCAAACTGCCAATTACACAGTGAAACAGATGTATTCACAGCAATCACATGGACATTATTTAGCAACTGGAATTTCTCCACCATGGGAGAGCTTGGAAACGCAGCAGGAGCAAAAGTACTGCCACTACTGGGCAAGCCGATCACAAAGTAACCACTGa